The window catatggagctattggaattatcagaatttgaattcgaggtcgtttacacataggtccatatccggtcaacttttctaacttaaatttttaattatgagactaagtgtctcatttcaccccgaattccttccggacccgaaccaactatctcgataagtcataaatcaattgtaagatataaattgagcagtaaatgggagaacagggttataatactcaaaatgaccaaccGAATCGTTACAATTTTCCAGGAGTAATTTACATCTACCTCTCTGATTCGTGTATATATCACATAATCATTCTTCTCTAGTTTAAAATTTCGAAAATAGACATACCTAATTTCAGTTCCACTATAGAGACCTCCTTATAATTTATTAAGGTGAAATAATAGTATCACTATAGTTCTATTTTCCATCACATTTTGTTTTATACCATTTGGTCGAGCACAAAGCttaagaatattttttttaacttgtCTATTATACTAATAGTAGCAGAATGAAATATTAACATAATTATTGATTAAGCGTTTAAGCTAATTTGATAGAGAAAACATTGGAGAACAACATTCCAAATTCAAATAGTTAATGAATGTAGATTCTTGAAAGTTGTAAAATTGTGAATAAAATAGTGTCtacaaaatattaaaatgaatttTCATATAGATTTCAACAGAGGAGAAATCATTTTACATATACATATGCTCATGCAATGGTTAACACTCATGTTCAAGTATATATTTATCATTACCATTTAGTTGTTTtgctttttgtttttgtttttttttttaattgtagaGTCGTATTTTTTTTTTGTGCCACGTAAAGGAGGCGTAATGTATATCTAATATTTATCCAATTCTTTTGGTAGAGAGCAGTTTCATTTTAATGGGCCATATGCCACGAGATGTTTGCTGGGCAGTTACATATTTGGTCGGTCagtaaaaattaattatatttgcTAGTTAATGTACAAATGTTATGTATTGATTATGTacaaaaaatatgtatattttctttatattatacattaacatataaaatatatatatatatatattttcggtTATTATTTTTTAGAGCGACTATACTATGTTGTTTTGCCATATTTGTCTGGGTCTCCATTATCAGATGATTAAACTAAAAATGACATTTATCTAAAACCACAAGGACCTAAGTGATATTTTGTTATAGCTAAGGGGTAGAGATAATAAATTACAAATTACCAAaaataggtttttttttttttgtttggccAGCTAGCCGAAAATCAAGCATAGGAATTGGTCAAATTTGTAAACTTTCCCCATCCAAATAAAAAAGACCACACATATGCAATCCAAAACACATAGGCCATATCAATAGATAGCAAAGGCGCTTAAGGTACACTTTTTCTCTCTCTGCTATTTCATAAAATTTCTCTGTATTTGGCATCATTTATATTTGATTTGGCAAAAGGAAAGTTCGATTTTATGATACATTACAAATGTTCCACATAAGATCAATATAACACATAAGATATTTATAGTGTTATTTTcttatattctctttatttctaAATGTGATAATTATGGATCTATGTTTAACAAGAAATCGATGTATAGGTTTTAAGTTATACACAGAAAAGGGAAGATCTcatcttttctttttaaatttttttccagAAAAGGTATTTCCTTTTTTGCTTATGGAGAAAATTTGATTTCTTATTGCTAATAACATGAAATTAGTTACAACATCTATCATATCTTGGGTTGGTTAGCATTGTGTTGGTTAGGGGCACGTCATGGGTACGAACACTGTATactatttaagtggagaaggattGATTGATGGGCCCGTTATCCACCGGAGCATCACTCGGGGATTTCTtagtttaaaaagaaaaatactccaGTTCTTTAGAAAACCCCATGGGAATTTTTTTCTCAAGTTTCTCAGAAAAGAAATTAAAGTGGAGGAAAGAAGATCATATATGAATCAACAATTCTCAAAACCAAGCTGTTGAGAGTCTGTTATATGAATTCTCTATATCCATTCAATTATATTTGAGCTAACTTTTGAAGTTGAGTTAGGACCAACTGTCATATCTTACATGGTACCAGAGTCAGGTCCGTTCTCGTTTGGGTTCCTGTGTTATATTGTCCACGCTTGGTGGTTTGGGCATGCGGGGGAGAGGCTTATAGTGGGTTAGGGTCCTACATTGGTTGGATAATGAGTTGGTCGTCTCCTTATATGGACTTGGGCAATCCTCTCTTTATGAGCTagtttttggggttgagttaggctcAAGTAGTCAATTATGTTAATTTATGTTTTCGAAAACAAATTTGAGGTTCTTTTGAGCCGACTTTACAACAAGAAATGCAATTTTAGTAAGGGTCGATAACGTAGAAGTACCCCGCTTCGTGTATATAATGAAATTTTGAAACAAGTCTGAAAAGGTTGAGAAATAAAATATCCAAAGTTTCCCTAGAACTCACACTTATCCTTCAATGAGTGGTGTAACAATTAAACTCAAGTCTTTAATCCAAACAAAATGCATGAAGAAGGTTTCCCAAAGCTACTCTTCTTATGAATCTTGTTCCCCTCTAGGCaaataagtttttaaaaaaatcagGCTTTATAACTCTTTTGCCTCTAGGCAATGTAGGAAGATATGGTTGGCATTTTCCTAATCTTTTTCAAACATAAAGCATCTATTGCTCATTATAACACCCCTCTTCTCGTCTGATTGTCTTGAGTTAAACATGCTTCATTTTAGGTTATGTGTTATGCTAATTATAAGTCGCCTTCTTAAAAGTAGTCCTCCATCCATCAGCTTTTGTCTTGGGGCAAAAATGACGTTCTTTGcttatgttgtagttgtatttcaAATTATTACGACTCAATCCCAACTAGGTTTGCTATATGAATCCTCTGTATCCGTTCTGTTGGCATTCAGAAGATTAATTTTTTTATGCTGGTTGTCAACTTATCGCAACCTTCTTTCTTTATTTGGGCTTGGAACCGACTATGTTATGTGAAACTTACATGAGTGGAGTTTATGTTGTAAAAATATAACAGAAGTTCATCATAACATTGGACATACCTTTTGACTAAAAAGGGAGGAAAACAGGAACAAGTATTTATGGTTGAACTTATATCATCTGGTATAAACTCAAAGGAGACAAGTTAGATCCTTCTCTACTATAGCCATACAAAATaaatgtgcctcattttacaccacaagttcaaaagttttctctcttttcttaaactccatgtCCAAttaaatgagttcacataaattgaaacagaggaagTACTAAGTCAATCAGAATCCAGTAACTCCAGTCATTATATGCCTTCGCTAATATAGTATAATTTACTTATTATGTGCCTTTAATGATTCTATTGAATGTTTCTTTTACTGTTAAGGTGAACCATCATGTTGTCGACATCAATGCTTTCTAGTCGTTTCCTTCACATATAGTTACTGTTTCAAGCAGGAATTGTTGGCCAtttcttgaaaatattttctCCAATGGCTGACCATTCTTGAAAGTATTATGGTGAATAGTTTGTGTAAGTGCTATAGCGGGGCAATGGTtctccttgagccgagggtctagaCTCTagcggaaacagcctctctacctgcacaaggtaggggtaaggtctgcgtacgtaCGTACGTACTACCCTCCCTACCacccccacttgtgggattacacgtggtatattgttgttgttgttgcctatGTTGCACGGACTCTCCAAAATGATGTTGCACCCGTATCGGATCCTCCAAAATTACATTATTACACGCACCCGGCATTATTTTCTGAGAGCCCGTGCAACATAGGTTGTTGCTGTAGCGGGACAATAGAACATTAAGAGACGAGTATTATTGCTTTGGGGCATTAGCTAACTACTAGCTTTTGAGATAGCACTTCTATTGGTTATCATTCATCATGCCTCTTTAAACTTGAAAGAACCAAATTTTAGCTTATAGCTTTAAAGTTGATAACAACCTCTCTACATTCCatggtctacgtacacactattCCACACATtccacttgtgagattacactgggtttgttgttgttgtagcttTAAAGTGGATGTTACATTTAGAAAATGTATGAACCAACTAGTTGTTTCAGATTTCAGGTGGAAGGATTTACAGTTTTATGGCAAATAGAGCACTTGGAGAGGAGGCTCCTTTCGAGGTGGCACGTGAATTGCTCATCGCTTTATCTAACTCGTTACCAGATATAGTATTTGTAGAGAATTCTTGCAGCTCGAACGAAACTATAGTGGCTTCAAGGGAGGGAAGTCACGGAACTGAGGATTTCAGGTCGGAATTAATGTCCATTTCTCATACTCAATCTTCAGAGGTTGCTGTTCTGTGTAATGGTTATATGTGAAGTTTGCAGCTAGCATATAGCTATAGTTGCTCGCTAATAAGTCATCGCTCTCTGTAATCTGTATCATAAAGCTCACCTTATGAGTGAACCGTGTGTGCTCTCTATGGATGGAGCACATTCCAGTTCTATGTATTTGTGGTTGTTTGTTTAGTTCTTGTGATTGAAATCCTTGTTCTGGGGTGTGGTTAAATCTGCCTTTAGGTGTGAGATACATTATGTTTACTTCCTACAAGGGTGTATTATTAATAAAAGTGAATTGGCAAATTACATGCACCTTGCCACAGACATTCTAATGTGTTCTGTTTTTTACTTTGTTACTTGCTTCAGTTGTCATTTCAATGTTAGAGACATGGACCTTGAATCTAAGGTTGCGAAGTTActtaaagggcagcccggtgcactaagctcccgtcaGGGACGGATTTAGAGGGGCGGAAGGGTGTTCACCCGAACCCCTTTTGCCGAAAAATTACATTGTATATGtaatgtaaaatttattttttttatttatatatattatgttttgaatccTCTTGATATAGCCCAAAAGCATAGCTCAATAGTCAAGGGGTTCAAAACCTTTGTGAGGTCACTATTCAATTCCCACTGCGCACAACCTCTTTCAATTTTATAACTTTTTCCTTGTTTGAACCCCCTCAACGGAAATCCTGCCTCCGCCACCGgttcccgctatgcgcggggtttgGGAAAGGATCGGACTACAAGGGTCTATTTTACACAACATTACCCTGAATCGAAGATCGCGAAGTTACTTAAAGAGCAGCCCGATGGACTAAGCTCTTGCTGTGCGCGGGATCTGGGAAGGGCCGGactacaagggtctattgtacacaACCTTACCCTAATCTAAAGTCACAAAGTTACTTGACTTTTCAAAATTGTTGATGAACAATCTCTCGTGGTTTAGCAGTGTCTGGATCAGATATCTTTGTCGCTTCTTGTTCAGGGTCCTCTAGAACGGCAAACCAGGCTGAGGTGGTTCGAGCTGGCTACGGCTAAAAATCAGACTAAGAGTAGGTAGTTTTGACATGAAACAATTTCAactaaaaatttcataaattatTAGTATATCTTGACGTATTGTAGTGTTTGGTTGGCCCTTAATGTTTGTTTGGGATGTGATAATCATATGAGTGGAGAAGAGTGAAAGCAGACTGTTAGATGTTGCACAGATTTTGAAGTAGGAGCACATCAAGTTCTAAATAATGTGGAGAGGAGTATTCATTGGTTAGACAAAATTTATAAAGGAAAAGTGCTCTAAGGTTATTATGATCAGAATATAATGATATTAGAAAATCAATACTTGGCACATTGTAAGATAACTTGTGGCTCATAAGTGTGCAAAAGTTCATATTTTGTTGCAATGTTTACCAAAATGGGAAACAGACAGACCAACCTACCGAGTTTCGAAAATGGAGAAACTTTCGCTTTTCTACAGATTCAGAATGTGATTTAAAAATATTTCACACATGCAAAAGTGATTCGAGCAAAAAATAGTGGGTTTAGATGACTTTATGCACACCTTAAATATGTGTCGCCAtccaaataatttttattttgttgtggcaaaaaagaaaaagactaCGAAAATTTGGTTACACATGAATCCACCTTGGTCTCTATTTAAGAAACAACCgacaaaaaattgaaaaaattgtaaaattttaataaaaaattaactTAATTGGTTTGATTTAGTTACGAAATTTAAAAAATCGATTTAATTGTTTTTAGAAAAAAATCGACCCAAATCAAATAAGAAAATTATTGGTTAGCTGTGCGGCACTCAAAATATAATAATTCTGTCAAAGAATAAGTCAAATAGTCAATTACGGTTGCCGTTTAATCTTTTGCTAACGCCTTTTTTTTTTGGCCTTTCCATATTGGATAAAATTAAATATAAGACGGAGAGGACAAGACTAACACATGCATCGACAGTACGAGCCGGCTTCACAATTTCGGGGtactttaaactttaaaaatcCAATCAAATTTAAATACTAGATCCGCCTCTATATCGTATTGTAGTATTCAGGGGCGGATACAACATAGAATTATCGGTTTCAATTGAACCCAATATTTTCGGCGCGGAATATAAAGTTATGTATAAAAAATAGTAgttatgaactcataactttaaaaatatgatAGATTCAATGCTAAAAACTTTGAATATTGAACACATAGAATTAAaattctagatccgcctctgaTAGCATTGAACAACAAAGATCGTTGTAACCTCTACATCATGTTGTAGCCAGTGGCGTACATAGGATCTTATGTAAGCGGTGTCATAATTAGAAGaaataaatatgtataaatagaTCACTATAATGACAAACGGTGTCATTGTCTTTACGTATtcctaatattttatttttcttataaatatttagtaaatCTTTTTGACCAAGTGGTGTTCCGTGACACCGCATGGTATAAGGTGCATACGCCACTGGTTGTAGCATTGAACAACAGTGAAGTGGGTGAGAACTATGAGGTTTCAGGTTCAATCCCAGTGGAGGCAAAAAAAAAACACtaagtgatttcttctcattCGTCCAAGTTTTGGTGGATAGAATTACATGTTACTTGTTTTTAGGGGCGTAGCTAGTGTTCTAGCTACGGGTTCAgcgaacccagtagctttggttCAAACCCTGTATTTGTCTTGAACAATTCATTGATTAtttacaatttaataatttagaacTCAATAACTCAAATGCTCTAGAATTCCGAACTAATAAGCTTGAAATCCTAATTTTGCTTCTGCATGATTTTGATAGTAGGTGGCAAGTATCCCGTGGAATCAGTCGAGGCGCACACAAACTAACTTGGACACTATAGTTATAAGAAAAAATGACTCCAATACTTAAAACTTTAAAGATCAAATTAAATTTAAATCCTCAGTTCGCCTCTAAGCTACGTCGTGTTGTAGCATTAAACAACAAAGATCGTTGTCATGTATCACCATTGAGCTAGTACATTGGTTTGGATTTGAGGTTGTGGGGTTCAAATAAAACTTTAATTACTTTCATCAATTCCAAACAGAAATTTACTTTGCATTATTCttcaagcatatatatatatatatatatatatatatatatatatatatatatatatatatatatatatatatatatataattgtgtacatatatacatttaataaataaaaaaattggtGAAGCGGCAGATGACACCATATTAAACAATATAATATATGTGTCCAAACATAATGTCATTATCTGCCGTCTAATTTATGAAAACTGCTCTGAATGTGATGTACTCTTTATAAAACCAACTGAATCATATTTATATTTTGCATGCAAAAACTTTCTTGGTTTGCCTAAATAGTGAAAATGGAGTATGATTTAGGATCCATTTTTTTCACAGTTTTGGCAATTGGGATTTTTACCATTTATTGTTTGCTAAAGAGAGCAAATGACTGGTTTTACACTAGCAAATTTATTTCAAACAAGTACTACTGCATACCTCCAGGTGACATGAGCTGGCCATTTATTGGGAATATGTTCACTTTCTTTACTACTTTCAAATATGGTGATCCTGATTCATTTATCTCTTACTTTACCTCTAGGTATGTCTCCTACCATAATTATCCTCTTCTTTTAGGAAAAaagatatttttaaaaaaaacatcaTCTACTATATGAGTATTTTAATTTTGCCCTCATTTATGTACTTTCATATCCTTGCGGTCCGCAAATCGTATTGTAGTTTTCGTTGACCCAGACGGAGCTCTAATTTGACGTATAACGAGGATAATTTTAAACCAACCAAAAGTAGATTGGTAAATTTGAAACTTTTTCTCAAATTATTTTAATATGTAGAATTCATCTAGTGCACGCTATAGCATCGTTCAAGTTAAGGATAAATATGAAACAAGTTGCTAATAACCAAAGTATAACGGAGGATAAAATAGGATATTTCGTACATTAGAGGGGTAAATTTGAAtatttcttcctttcttttatattaaaaaaaaaaaattcaactcGGTGCGCAAGACATCACGAAGGAACCCGGTatgtgatgtagacagcctatcctaatgcaagcattagcggCTGCTTACACGGCTCGAATACGTGGCCTATAGGTCACACATAAATAACTTTACGGTTGCTCCGTTGCtccctttctttcttcctttctttttgCTATTGGCTTAACTAGATTGATTTGATTTCTTTAGTGATAGCAATCTAACAATCTTTATTATTTGGTCAAAAATATGAAATATAATGAAGGTATGGACAAGGAGGAATGTACAAGGCATTTATGTTTGGAATGCCAAGCATCATTGTCACAAAACCTGAACTATGCAGGAAAATCTTGATGGATGATGAAAACTTTGAATTGGGTTGGCCTGAATCAGTGTTAAATCTAATTGGAAAGAAAGCATTACATGGAATTacaaatcaagaacacaagcgtcTTCGTCGAATAACAACAGCTCCAATTAAAGGTCAACAGGCATTGTCATTGTATCTTGGTCTAATTGAGGAAGTTGTGAAGAGttcatatgaaaaatgggctgaaaTAGGAGAAAACCCAGTTGAGTTTGTAAGTAAAATGAAGAAGGCTACATTTGAAGTGATTATAAGAATTATGATGGGTAGTGAAATTGATCCCAAATGGTTAGATATGGTGGAAAAAGTGTACAAAATTTATTCACATGGTTTTATGGCTCTACCTATCAATCTCCCTGGATTTGCTTATCATAGGGCATTCAAGGTTAGATCTATCTCCCATTTTTATACACCCTTTACTAGAGACGGAAACAAAATTTTAAGTCAGTGGGCGCAAAGTACCACCGCATTCACTAATCATATGTGACAATGGGTGAGTACTTTAGTATCGATATATAGTTTTTGAAAGTTCAcaatatataatatatagagTTTGAGGGTGTGTTTGATATAGAGAAACATATTTTCAGAAAGTATGTCGGGATCTATTTACTTTTGAGGCAGTTTCAAGTTTAAGCTGATCGAGGTTCAGTAAAAGGCCACTTGTCATCACGATCTTGTTAAAGGAGGGAGTAAGCAGATCTTGTTATCACTTTTGGACGGAAGTCATTTTCCTTTACAACTATCTCAACTCGTAACTTCATATCATTGCTCTAACCAGCACATTAGACATTATTATCAATCTTTAATACTCAAAATTTTCATCAGAACATTATCCGGTTTGGTAATAAAATTATCAATctttaataaatatatttttttccggaaaatatttttcattttccAGGACATCGGAAAATAAGCCATATTTCAGAAAATGACTTCCATCATACCAAACACCCAAAGTCGAAGAATAAGCATTTGCCCCTGCACTTCCCCTATTAGAGAAAAGGGAAAACTGCACTCCTATGAAATTTTAAGAGGTTAAAACTGATGTTTGTTTCTTAATCACTAACTTGTGTTCCCTTCTGTTGTTGTGGCACTAGGCTAGAGCAAACTTAATCAAGATATTTCAATCAGTAATAGATGAAAGAAAAGTCATGAATATGAGGGATAAATCAAGAGTAAAGTGCAATATGGTGGATTTGATTATGTGCATTGAAGACGAGGAAGGCAAAAGATTAAGCGATGAGGAGATCATCGACTTGTTAATTGTGTATGCATTTGCAGGTCATGAAACTACTGCTCATACTACAGCATGGGCAATTATGTACTTAGAACAACATCCTGAATTCTTACAAAAAGCTAAGGTAATAACAAGTAATCTTATTTGAGATGCAGGTATATGAACCTTATTAATGTTTGACTAGTTAAGTGATGCTAAGAAATTCTATATTTTCAGGAGGAACAACAGGAAATTGTTAAGAATAGGCTGCATTCTGATAAAAATCTAAGCTACGACGAGATTAGACAGATGAAATATCTAACCAAGGTAAATAATCTAGTCGTACGAAAATGCAAGCAAGTCATAACTCATAAGAGACCTTTTAAAGTTCAAGAATTTTGACATAGATTGTGTTTATATTCAAGGTGATTGATGAAACTCTACGTTGTTCTAATATCACCTTAGCGATTTATAGAAACGCGAAAAGGACCATCAACATGAATGGTAAACTTCATCTTTTCTTCTCTTGTTCACCTTCCTTTGGCAAATTTTGAGCAAATAAGATGTCTTATGTAAATTTTGTAGGGTACACCATACCGAAAGGATGGAAGGTATTGACTTGGATTAGGCAAGTTCATTTGGATCCTAACAATTATGTGAACCCCAAAGAGTTTAATCCTTTAAGATGGGATGTAAGTATTAAGTAGCACTTCTATTTGTTACTGGTTTCTTCTTCCTTTAGAGTGAATTTTCCACTTGTTATACTCATCCTAAGATGCTGCTATGTGACCAAAAGATCACGGGTTCGAGCTCTGGaaacagtctcttgcagaaatgcagggtaaggctgcgtacgttAGACCCTTGTGGTCCTGCTCTTCCTCGAACCTCACGCATAgagggagcttagtgcaccggactgccaTTTTATACTCATCCTAAGATGGATGATAAAACCAAGATTTGGTCATGGTTACATGATATACTAAGTTTTATGGCTAAGGAAGTTACACATTTGATTCTTAACAGGCTCATGAGACAAAGCCATTTAGCGCCTTTCTTCCCTTTGGAGCAGGCCCCCGGTTGTGCCCCGGAGCAGAGTTGGCTAGGCTTGAAGTTTCAGTATTTCTTCACTATTTTCTTCTTTACTATAGGTATTAACATTATAAACACATTGAGTTCTGCAACTCCACATGATATAATTGAGTTAAGAATTAGGCATAATTGGCTTGAATTTGTTCTGCGCAGGCTTGAGCGGCTTAATCCAGAAATAAGGGTGGCGTATCTACCGATTCCTAGTCCTACTGATAATTGTATTGCAAGACTCAAGAAGCTCTCAACATCATGTCAATAATCATTGCATCTTTCTCTATTTCATGTTGAGCCTAAACCACATTCTTGTCTACAAACAAATCTATTTCATTGGTGGTACTCGATGGAATAGTGAGGTGCTCACAAGCTCGTTGATGCCACATTTATCAACAAAAAAAATTACGcctcaatcccaaacaagttggggtcggctatatgaatcctcaccgACTGACAATGTAACTCCAGTTAAGCTCATTTCAGGACACACCACCATTATCAAAAGAAAAAGATTCATTTAACTTGTGTACCATGTTTTCCTTGTGTTGTTGTAGGGCATTTTAGACCTGCTTGTATGTCTGTTAGCTATAAGTCTTCAATTTGTTTGTATTATTCAAGTTAATTACCCCCTTCAGATTACATGGTTATCGTCCAACTTTGGAAGACTATAACAAGTGAATAGTTCTCCCTAAGGAAGAAGTATACCAGTAACAAGTAGAAGTGTTGAGGGAATTATCAAATATAAGGACAAAATTCAAGTTGGTTATGACTTATAGGGCatcccggtgcactaagctccctcTATGCGCGGGGTACGGAGAAGGGAcgaaccacaagggtctattgtacgcatcCTTATCCTGCATTTCTGCTAGAGGCAATTTACACGGCTCGAATGCGTGACCTACTGGTCACAtaacaacaactttaccagttatgcCAAGGCTCCTCTTCTTGTTAAGACTTATGTGTAATATAATTAAGCGGCTAGTCTTTTGTTTACCAACTTTAACATGGCGAAAATTACTACGTAGAAAGAATTGGAAGGTGAAAAATCAGAGAGCAAGATGATCTTAATAACCAAAAACTACATCACAACTCTGCGCAAGGCAAAGAAAACACCAGAAAAGTGGatgttattttgatttttgtAGAATTTTAA is drawn from Nicotiana tomentosiformis chromosome 12, ASM39032v3, whole genome shotgun sequence and contains these coding sequences:
- the LOC104115265 gene encoding ent-kaurenoic acid oxidase 2-like, giving the protein MEYDLGSIFFTVLAIGIFTIYCLLKRANDWFYTSKFISNKYYCIPPGDMSWPFIGNMFTFFTTFKYGDPDSFISYFTSRYGQGGMYKAFMFGMPSIIVTKPELCRKILMDDENFELGWPESVLNLIGKKALHGITNQEHKRLRRITTAPIKGQQALSLYLGLIEEVVKSSYEKWAEIGENPVEFVSKMKKATFEVIIRIMMGSEIDPKWLDMVEKVYKIYSHGFMALPINLPGFAYHRAFKARANLIKIFQSVIDERKVMNMRDKSRVKCNMVDLIMCIEDEEGKRLSDEEIIDLLIVYAFAGHETTAHTTAWAIMYLEQHPEFLQKAKEEQQEIVKNRLHSDKNLSYDEIRQMKYLTKVIDETLRCSNITLAIYRNAKRTINMNGYTIPKGWKVLTWIRQVHLDPNNYVNPKEFNPLRWDAHETKPFSAFLPFGAGPRLCPGAELARLEVSVFLHYFLLYYRLERLNPEIRVAYLPIPSPTDNCIARLKKLSTSCQ